The sequence TATGCAAACAAGGCAGTTGAATTCTACGAGCACGatccagtaaaaaaaaaactaaaagtgtaattttttatttgcagGCACGAGGTGGTAGGTGAGGTGGTGGAAGTGGGATCAGATGTGATCAAGTTTACTGTAGGAGATGTTGTCGGTGTCGGTGTGATCGTCGGATGTTGCGGAAGCTGCAAGCCGTGCAGCTCAGACCTTGAGCAGTACTGTAACAAGAGAGTCTGGAGTTACAACGATGTCTACACCGACGGAAAACCAACTCAAGGTGGCTTCGCCGACACCATGATCGTCAATCAAAAGTAAGcgcacacacatacatacacacCTTTCTTGTTTCACAAGAAAACATAGagcatttgtttcttctttattcACAAGTAAcctatttttttggtcaattcaAAAGGTTTGTTGTGAAGATCCCCGAAGGAATGGCGGTGGAACAGGCTGCACCGCTGCTCTGTGCGGGAGTAACTGTCTACAGTCCGTTGAGCCATTTTGGTCTCATGGCAAGTGGGCTGAAAGGAGGGATACTAGGGTTAGGTGGAGTAGGGCACATGGGTGTGAAGATAGCAAAAGCAATGGGACATCACGTGACTGTGATAAGCtcatcaaacaagaaaaaagaagaagcaatggagCATCTAGGTGCTGACGACTACGTAGTAAGCTCTGATCCagaagagatgcaaagactcgCAGATTCTCTTGACTACATCATCGACACCGTACCAGTGTTTCACCCTCTCGAGCCTTACTTAGCTTGTCTTAAACTCGACGGGAAACTGATTCTCATGGGTGTTATCAACACTCCTCTCCAGTTCTTGACTCCTCTCGTCATTCTTGGTCAGTCTATTTTCTTGAGTGCTTAAATCATGTTACAAGAAAATTAGATAGCTAAAATTGAAATGTTATTAATTTTGGACAGGGAGGAAAGTGATATCGGGGAGCTTCATAGGGAGcatcaaagaaacagaggaagtgtTGGCCTTCTGCAAAGAGAAAGGGCTAACGTCGACGATCGAAGTAGTGAAGATGGATGAGCTTAACACTGCGTTTGAGAGGCTTCACAAGAACGATGTTCGTTACAGATTCGTCGTTGATGTCGCAGGAAGTAACCTCGTGGAGGAGGCTGCAACAAACTAAAACGTACTAAATACATGTTATGGGCCTATTTATAGGTCCAACGAACGTTTGTTGGtgtcttttttctaaaaaaatggtTCAGAAAACGAATGCTTATGTGATTTCAATTTCACTGTTCTGTTTACTTGCATACATTGGTTTGTcacataagaaagaaaaaaaaaaaacaaa comes from Camelina sativa cultivar DH55 chromosome 19, Cs, whole genome shotgun sequence and encodes:
- the LOC104765812 gene encoding cinnamyl alcohol dehydrogenase 4-like; this translates as MGSEGGEKKALGWAARDPSGVLAPYSYTLRSTGADDVYIKVICCGICHTDIHQIKNDLGMSNYPMVPGHEVVGEVVEVGSDVIKFTVGDVVGVGVIVGCCGSCKPCSSDLEQYCNKRVWSYNDVYTDGKPTQGGFADTMIVNQKFVVKIPEGMAVEQAAPLLCAGVTVYSPLSHFGLMASGLKGGILGLGGVGHMGVKIAKAMGHHVTVISSSNKKKEEAMEHLGADDYVVSSDPEEMQRLADSLDYIIDTVPVFHPLEPYLACLKLDGKLILMGVINTPLQFLTPLVILGRKVISGSFIGSIKETEEVLAFCKEKGLTSTIEVVKMDELNTAFERLHKNDVRYRFVVDVAGSNLVEEAATN